The sequence below is a genomic window from Vibrio mangrovi.
CCCTGAATTTCGGCACTGACACCACTTTCGACCAGCGCCTGAAAAATCGTTTCCCGTTCTTCTTTCAGACTTGCCAGCGCATTGACAGAGCTGGCGTATTTGATCTTTTCGATTAGAAACAGAGACTGAGTCCGGTGGTTGTGGACCAGATGTGTGGTGGTGAGCAATCCGACGACCTGATTTTTACTGATCACTGGAAGGCAACGGATGTTATATTGCAACATCAGAGAAATGGCCTGAATGACTTTCGCATCGCTGTCAATCAGCACTGGGTTTGGCGTCATGACAGTCGCAATGGGTTCACTGGTATCTCTTTCTGTGGCGACGACAGAATAGGTCATATCCCGATCAGTCACTAACCCGACGATTTCTCCGTCCTGCATGACCACTGCGCAGGAACTGCGTTTTTGACCACACATGGCGCGAGCCACATCCCGGATACTATCGTCAGTGTTGACGATAGCTATGTTTTCACTGGCGATCTCACCGACGGTTCTATAGAACAACCCCTTTTCTTCTTTACCATTGACATCATTTACCGCCGATGTGAGACGAGTTTTCGCCTGAGCAGCAAAATAGTCTGCGAACTCTGGATAGCTTGCACAGACCTGAGTGAGTTCCTGATGCGGGATCAGATAAAGCAGTGAATCATCAATTGCCTGTGCCTGATAACCATCTTCTGCATTGACCAGCGGTGTCAGAAAAGTAAAACCGAATTGATCATCCTGCCCCAGTCTGGCCCGTAATTCCCCTGTCTGAGTGCGTTGCTCGATCGCGCCGGTTCTGATGATATAGAGGTAGCGCTGTTCACACAGCGCACTGAAACCAATGGTTTCTCCCTTAACCAGATATTTGACTTTGACAGTATTGGCGATCTCAGTGACCAGAGTATGTGGCAACTTATCAAACGGATCGATTCTGATCAGAAAATCATCAATATTCGGTGTGACTGATGTACTCATATTTATTCTGCCCTTTGCCCGGTTCTGGGTTATTATATCGATGTGTTACAGGATGAATAGTTTTTTTAAAATGGCTTTTCAAAAATTTGAAACTGTGCAACGATAATAACGTCGAAAAGCTGAATTCTCTGGCTTTTCTATTTGTTATTCATATGGTTAATCTTTGAATTAACTGTCCGTGAACCGATAGGTGAGAGTATTGCTGTGGATGATGTATTGGCACAAGCATTGGGCTTGGTGAGTTTTGCTTTAGGGCTCTCCACTTTTTATCAGAAAAATGATCGGCGTCTGAAAGTGCTGATGCTTATTTTCAATCTGAATCACTGTATTCATTATATCCTGCTGGGTTCGACCGTTTCGGCATTAAGTACATTACTGTCTGCGGCGAGAACAACGACTGCGATTTTTGTTTCATCAGCCCGGGTTGCTGCTGTTTTCATTCTGATTAGTCTGGCAAGTGGTTTATGGATGGCTAATCACTGGTGGGATCTCTGGTCGGTTATGGGAACAGTAATTGGCACTTACGCTGTTTTCTGTCTCTCCGGGATCAAAATGCGGATCGGTTTTCTGTTGGGTGGAATGTGCTGGCTGATTAACAATATCATCGTTGGTTCGATTGGCGGCATGATGTTAGAAACATCGCTGCTGAGTATGAACCTGCTGACGATATACCGGATCCACCGACAGACAGTGAGTGCACTGGTCAAAACTCCGGAATATTGAACATCGGGGTTCATTCGTGTTGTAACGATGGCGCTTTTGTGGAAATGCTATGCTGAGATGATTGGGTTGAAGTGTGAACATCGATCACAATGATGACCATCATGACTTTATCTTTATAACTATTTCATCCATGCTCGCTCCCCCTGAAATTCAGCATGGAGTCGTACCGATATGTCTTATGTCTTAGCAACAAAACGTTTAATTTTACGTCAGTGGCGTGATAGTGACTATAGCGCTTTTGCCCGACTGAATGCTGATTCACATGCGATGCGGTATTTCCCGGCTACGCTTTCACAGCAGGAGAGCGACAGTCTGGCTGATCGTATCAGGAACATGATCGATGTTCAGGGCTGGGGACTTTGGGCCACAGTACTGAAGTCTACCGGTGAATTTATCGGCTTTGTCGGTCTGAATGACAAAGATGGCCAGAGCGGGATTCCTCATGCACCACTGACAGAAATCGGCTGGCGTCTGCTGCCTGAACATTGGGGAAAAGGCTATGCTCCGGAAGCAGCTGAAAGCGTCCTTCGTTTTGCTTTTGAACAACGGAATCTTCCCGAAGTTTATGCCTTTACCACACTGTCTAACCAGCCTTCCCAACGGGTTATGTGCAAGATCGGAATGCACAATACCGGAGATGATTTCGATCACCCGCAAGTAGCTCCTGAGCATCCGTTAGTGCGACATTGTCTGTATAAAATGACTCAGACCGAGTGGCGCCAGAGAATCACATCACGCTGAAATTCTGTTTTTCGTATATTTCTCTTTTCGTATGACCGGATCGGGCAGTCTGTCCGGTCTGACCACAAGTGCTATTCATAAAATTTCCGTTCACTCTGTATCATAAACGGGTAATATCCGTTGAATTCTAAATAAAAATGATAGGGGAATATCATGATGACGTTTAGCATTCGTCAGAAAAGACCTGATTCTACAGGTCGATTTTCTCGGCATCGTGTCTGGCTCCGGTGGCTCGGGATATGGATTTTGATTGGTGGGTTAACTGCCTGTGATGATGATAACCGTCAGATGACGGTTGAGCCAAAACCGATCCGCCCGGTGAAAACAATGACGGTCTCATCGGTTGAGACAACCCCGATTGTCAGTCAGGTCGGAGATATTGAAGCATATCAACAGACTTTACTGGGGTTTCGGATCGCCGGACGTGTTCTTGAGCGCCGGGTTGATGTCGGAGACCATGTTCGCCAGGGTGATCTGCTGGCGACATTGGATCCCAGCAATGCCAACAATACATTGAAACAGGCCACTGCCGAACTGGATAATGCGAAATCTGCCGCAGAGTTAGCCAAACGTAATTTTGAGCGGATGAAGAAACTGTTACCAAACGGTGCGATTTCTCAGTCCCGTTATGATCAGTCACGGTCTGACTGGCAGGCCGCTGCTTCTCAGCTCGAACGGGCTCAGGCTGCGGTTAATGATGCGCAGGATAATTTACGTTTTACCCATCTGATTGCTCCTCAGGATGGCGTTATCAGTGAAACGAGTGCGAATCCCGGACAGGTTGTCAGTGCGGGACAACAAGTCTTTAAATTAGCTTACAACGGTCAACTGGATGCTGTGTTTGAAGTCCCGGAGCAGGTACTTCAGACCCGGATTGAAGATCCGCAAATTACCGTATCCCTGTTATCCAATCCCAATGTCAAAGTCCGGGCTAAGTTCCGTGATGTGACGCCTCAGGCTGATCCGTACACCCGGACATACCGGGTTCGGGTTACATTAATCGATCCACCCGAACTGATGGGACTGGGAGCAATTGTCAGAGGGCAGTTACAACTGCCAACGATTGATCAGGTTGTCGTCCCAAAAGCGGCACTCACCCGTCAGGGTGATCAGCCGGCTGTCTATGTGGTGGATAAGCAGACGAGTCAGCTTCAGCTGAAACTGATTCAGGTTGCGCGTTACAGCGACGATTCTATCCATATTTCCGGAGGACTGAACGCAGGTGATCAGGTCGTCATTGCCGGTGTGGACCAATTGCGTCCCGGATTAAAAGTTCGTCTGATGCAGGGAGAGTAATCATGGCGTCAAATTCTCCCGGAAAACGCTTTAACCTTTCCGCCTGGGCACTGGAAAATCAACAGATGGTTTCTTTTCTGATGCTGATGATCGTCGTGATGGGGATCATGAGTTTCCAGAAGCTGCCCCGTAATGAAGACCCGGAGTTTACGGTAAAAATTGCGGTGGTCTCTGCGCGCTGGCCCGGAGCCACGATTGAAGAAACGACGCAGTTTCTGACTGACAAATTAGAAAAGAAACTACAGGAAATTCCTTATCTTGATCATTTAAGAAGTTATACCCGGGCCGGTGAAACGGTCATCTTTATTAACCTGCGGGATAGCACACCACCGGAAGAGGTGGATGATATCTGGTATCAGACCCGGAAGAAAATGTCGGATCTGGCGCCTGAGTTACCCAGTGGCGTTCTTGGCCCGGCAGTCAATGATGAGTTTGCCGATACTTACGGGACTATTTTTGCTTTTACTGCCGACGGGTTCAGCATGAAAGAGCTACGTCAGCAGGTTGATGATATTCGTTCGACACTGATGCGCGTGCCATATGTCAGTAAAATCGAAGTGATGGGCGCTCAGGAACAGCAGGTCGTACTGGCGATTTCGTCCAAACGTCTGGCCGGACTCGGACTGAACCTGCAACAGGTGATTCAGAGTTTACAGGCGCAGAATACAGTGACACCTGCCGGGGTGATCCGGACCGCAGATGAACAGATTTCGGTTCAGGTCAGCGGATCATTTCGTTCTGCTGAGAGTCTGAATGATATTGTCCTGCGAATTCATGATCGTTTTATTCCGCTCAGAGATATTGCGACCATCTATACGCAGGCCGAACAGCCACCGACACCGTTGTTTCGTATCAATGGTAAGGCATCGATTGGGCTGGCTATTTCAATGTCTCCCGATGGCAATATGCTGAAGTTCGGCCAGGATTTACGTAATGCCATGGCAAAAATTCAGAGAGACCTGCCATATGGGATTCACGTCACCAAAGTTGCGGATCAGTCAGCGGTGGTTGAAGATGCTGTCGGTGGTTTTGTCAAAGTACTGGTTGAAGCCGTTGTGATCGTGCTGGCTGTCTCATTTGTTTCGCTCGGGTCCAGAGCTGGTCTGGTCGTTGCGGTTTCCATTCCCATTGTTCTGGCGATGACCTTTTCCGGAATGGAAATGGCCGGAATCGGTTTTCAGCGTATTTCTCTCGGAGCGCTGATTATTTCGCTTGGCTTGCTGGTCGATGATGCCATGATCACCATCGAAGCGATGGTTTCGAAACTGGAAGATGGCTGGCCACGCAGAAAAGCCGCTGCCTGGGCTTATCAGAATACGGCATTTCCGATGTTAACGGGAACGCTGGTGACCATTGCCGGATTTATTCCGGTTGGTTTCGCGGCCTCCGGAGCCGGTGAATACTGTTATTCACTTTTTGTGGTCGTAGTGATTTCACTGGCCAGTTCATGGATTGTTGCCATTCTCTTTTCTCCGTTGTTAGGTGTCTGGTTGCTCCCCCACTCATTTAAATCGCATGAAGCTCATCAGGGACGCTTGTCCGCCTGGTATCAGAGGCTCATCCATGGTGTATTGCATCATCGTTGGAAGACCATCTTTGTTGCCGTATTTCTGCTGGTGGCTGCCGGAGCTTTGTCCGGACGGTTACATTCAGAGTTCTTCCCGGCATCGGATCGGCCTGAGCTGCTCATTAGTCTGAGACTGCCTGCGAATGCCAGCCAGAGTGAGACGCTGGAGCAGGTCAGGATGCTGGAAAATCAATTGCTGGAGAATCCGAAAATCGCTCAGTTTTCGAGTTATGTCGGGGCAGGAGCGGTGCGTTTCTATCTGCCAATGGATATTCTGCTGAATCAGGAGAATATTGCTCAGGTCGTCGTCGTTGCGAAAGATATCAAACAGCGGAAGGAATTGCGCAAAGAGTTACAGGGCATAATGCAACGTGACTTTGGTGAGTGGATTACCCGTGTTTCTCCGTTGGAACTAGGGCCGCCGGTCGGCTGGCCGCTGCGTTACCGGGTCAGTGGCCCGAATCTGAACAAAGTCCGGATGTATGCTCAGTCACTTGCCAATGTGGTTGCTGAACATCCGGATACGCGGGATATCAACCTGACATCCGGTGAACCGCAACGGCTATTGCGTGTCGATGTGGATCAAACCGCAGCACGGGCCGTCGGTCTGAGCCGTCAGCAAATTGCTGAACAACTGGCGACGATTTTTTCCGGACAGACCATTACTTCACTACGGGAAGGAATACATCCGGTTAGTATTGTGGTGAAAGGTGGTGTCAGCGAGCAGCAGGATATTGAGACGATTGAAAATCTGCAAATTTCATTAGGTCAGGATCAGGTGATTCCACTCAGACTGGTTGCGAAGGTTGAGTATACCATTACGGATCCGATTATCTGGCGGCGTCAGCTGGAACCTTTTATTACTGTACAGACGGATATCATTTCCGGCGTGCTGGCTGAGAAAGTCTCTTCTGAACTGGCACCGAAGGTTGCAGCGTTCAGAGCGCAGTTACCAGAGGGTTATGAAGTCACTGAAGAAGGGACAGTCAGTGAGTCGAGTAAGGGGAATGAGTCAATTTATGATGTTTTACCTGTGACACTTATCGTTATGCTGGCACTGCTGATGATGCAGCTCAGACGCTTCTCCAGCATGATGCTGGCACTGTGTACTGCGCCATTTGGACTCATCGGGATTGTTGCAGCGATGTTGCCGACAGGCACACCACTCGGCTTTGTGGCACTGCTTGGGATTATTGCGCTGGTCGGGATGATTATCCGTAATGCGGTGATTCTGATCTCTGAAGTTGATGATAATCTCTCCAGAGGTAATGAGGCACATCAGGCTATTGTGATGGCTGCAACTCACCGGGCCAGACCGATACTGCTGACTGCTTTTGCCGCGATTCTGGGGATGATTCCTATTGCCCGGCAGGCTTTCTGGGGGCCAATGGCATATGCGATTATCGGCGGTCTGATGGCGGCAACCGTGATTACCTTAACCATGTTACCGGCGGCAATTAGTCTGGTTTTACAGTGGGAAAAGCGGACCACGCAGAAAGAAGCAGAGTAAGTCGTATACACTTGTCATTAATAAGCAGCGCTGTGAATTCAGCGCTGTTTTTTATATTCTGTAGAGAAACTTTTTTAGTAAACAATAGTCTGATGCTATTATGATCTTTAAGTATACCAATGGAAGATCTTTCAAAGATAGTAAACTTCTCTTCGTTTAAATTTTTACTGCTGTTATGTTGTTAAATAACCAATGGATGAGAATTCTGTTGGGTTCTCTATAAGGTAGTTTCATTTCTAATCCAGAACTCATTGTTTTTTCTAAAGTTAAAGTATGTAGATTTAAACCAAACCGCCAAATGGTAATGATGATTAAATAATAATATATTTAATATAATTGAATTTGTAGTAATGCGCAAAATAATTAATTTATCGTAATGACAAATGTTTCCTTCCTGAGAAAATGCCTTTCTCAATCATTCTGATTAAGAAGGAAAATATTATGATTAATTGCCAAAAAGAATTGCCTGAATTTATTAAATCAAGAATGGACTTCTTGATGAAAGACCTTATAAATACTGATTATGGAAAGAATTTAGTTGTTGGGTTAACTCCTGAAAGAGGAGATGTTCTTATACAAAGTAATGATTACTTAGATATATCAGAGCATGTGGAGATTAGAGGTAGATTAATAGAATCATTGCAAAATAAAAAGAGTGATATGTTTATGTCATCAATATTTCTGCATGACAATAATAATAAATATATGCTAGAAAATGAACTGTCAAAGTATACAAATTTTAGTAACTCTTATATTTCCCAGTCTGGTTGGAATGCAAATGTTTCTTTATTACAGGCTATTTGTGTACCAGATACTAATGTATATATTGATTTCTTTGCTCATATGTCAATGTGGGAAGGTGCTCGATATAGCTGCGCTAAAATTCGTCCATTTATGCACAATAATAGTAACCATCTAAGAAAACTTATTCAACGTAATGGCCCCGGAATTATTGTGGTTGATTCTATATACAGTACAATAGGAACGATTGCTCCTCTGGAAGAAATTGTTTCTATTGCACAGGAATACGGATGTGTGACCGTTGTTGATGAGTCTCACTCATTGGGCGTTTATGGAGAAAATGGCGCTGGGATGTTAAGTAGCTTAGGCCTGTCCGAAAAAGTTGATTTTATGACTGCCAGCCTGGCTAAAGCATTTGCTTACCGTGCCGGGCTTATATGTACAAACAGTAACTTTGGTCAATGTATTCCATATACTGCGTTTTCTAATATTTTTAGTTCAACCATGATGAATTATGAGATTTATGGCTTAAAAGCGACTTTAGATGTCATAAGAAGTGTTGATGATAGAAGAGAAGCATTATTTTCCTTATCTAAGCGGCTACGTTTAGGTCTACGTGAAATTGGTCTGGATATAAGAAGTCAATCGCATATTATTTCATTAGAGACAGGAGATGAATATAATACGAAATTAGTTAGAGATATTCTTGAGGAGCAGGGTATATTTGGTTCAGTTTTTTGCCGTCCGGCAACGCCTAAGAATAGAAATATTATTCGATTTTCTATGAACAGTTCTTTAACCAATGAAGATGTTGATCGAATAATTTCAGTATGCAAATGTCTACTAGAAAATGAAAATGTATATTTTAAATGATTGATGATTTTATATGGGTGAATTATATCCAGTTTGCTAACTTTCCTAGTAGATTTTCAGTATCTGCTGGCTTAATAATATAATCGTTCATTCCTGAGTCTTGAATCCGCTTGAGCGTCGGGGTGTTGCTGTCGCCGGTATGACCAAGGATTGGAATATGGCGATATGGTTTCTGGGAGCTACGGATCGTACTGGTTGTTTCGATGCCATCAAGAACGGGCATTTCGATATCCATCAGAATGAGATCAACAGTATGTGTTTCTATCGTTCCCAGAGCCTCTTGACCATTCGAAGCCTGTAACACGTGATAGCCTTGTTTTTCCAGTAGCATTGCAGTTAAATTACGCACGGAGTGATTATCATCGACAATGAGAATGTATTTTTCTACACGTTCCCTTCTTAATGGAATGACATTTTTGTCTGCTTCAATTTTCTCATCCAGTTCAAAAAATAGTTGATACAAAGTGACTGTACTGTCTTGAATAATTTGGCTGACTTCCAATGGGTAGACTGAAAGATATCGTTCTATGTTGATTGGATAATGATTTTTTGAATTATAGAGATAATGTAGCCGGGCTTCAGAAAAATGGAGCAGGGATTCCAGAACAGTCAGATAATCCCATCTCTGATCGATTTGGTCTAGGTCAATCATGACCATATCAAACTCAAATTCATACTCATTACGCTCTATTGCTTCTGGTAATGTTACTGTTTCTATACTGAATCCCATCTGCTGTGCCTGCTTTTTCAGGCGGTGGCAGACAGCACTTTCGTTACCGATATAG
It includes:
- a CDS encoding DUF294 nucleotidyltransferase-like domain-containing protein, which translates into the protein MSTSVTPNIDDFLIRIDPFDKLPHTLVTEIANTVKVKYLVKGETIGFSALCEQRYLYIIRTGAIEQRTQTGELRARLGQDDQFGFTFLTPLVNAEDGYQAQAIDDSLLYLIPHQELTQVCASYPEFADYFAAQAKTRLTSAVNDVNGKEEKGLFYRTVGEIASENIAIVNTDDSIRDVARAMCGQKRSSCAVVMQDGEIVGLVTDRDMTYSVVATERDTSEPIATVMTPNPVLIDSDAKVIQAISLMLQYNIRCLPVISKNQVVGLLTTTHLVHNHRTQSLFLIEKIKYASSVNALASLKEERETIFQALVESGVSAEIQGRIMSMMMDAFTRRIIQLSEEILGPPPCEYAWVVAGSHARNEVHMLSDQDSALVLSDNASDEHKLYFTHLAMRVCNALAACGYPVCDGRYMAASPKWCQPVSRWKEYYQKWVSSPEYNRLLSISVFLEVRSVYGNRELVDQIQQHLHHCIQNSSGFIPALVRDAVETQPPLGIFNNLVLEKSGQNSHTLNIKKYALNLIIDLARIFSLAAGGSLTGTEERFRYATEHGFLSQDSCENIIGAYRFITQVRFRHQLNAILAGTPPDNHITPDHFSSFERKHLKDAFKIISELQDVAKLKFVRGR
- a CDS encoding YgjV family protein, coding for MAVDDVLAQALGLVSFALGLSTFYQKNDRRLKVLMLIFNLNHCIHYILLGSTVSALSTLLSAARTTTAIFVSSARVAAVFILISLASGLWMANHWWDLWSVMGTVIGTYAVFCLSGIKMRIGFLLGGMCWLINNIIVGSIGGMMLETSLLSMNLLTIYRIHRQTVSALVKTPEY
- a CDS encoding GNAT family N-acetyltransferase, with protein sequence MSYVLATKRLILRQWRDSDYSAFARLNADSHAMRYFPATLSQQESDSLADRIRNMIDVQGWGLWATVLKSTGEFIGFVGLNDKDGQSGIPHAPLTEIGWRLLPEHWGKGYAPEAAESVLRFAFEQRNLPEVYAFTTLSNQPSQRVMCKIGMHNTGDDFDHPQVAPEHPLVRHCLYKMTQTEWRQRITSR
- a CDS encoding efflux RND transporter periplasmic adaptor subunit; protein product: MMTFSIRQKRPDSTGRFSRHRVWLRWLGIWILIGGLTACDDDNRQMTVEPKPIRPVKTMTVSSVETTPIVSQVGDIEAYQQTLLGFRIAGRVLERRVDVGDHVRQGDLLATLDPSNANNTLKQATAELDNAKSAAELAKRNFERMKKLLPNGAISQSRYDQSRSDWQAAASQLERAQAAVNDAQDNLRFTHLIAPQDGVISETSANPGQVVSAGQQVFKLAYNGQLDAVFEVPEQVLQTRIEDPQITVSLLSNPNVKVRAKFRDVTPQADPYTRTYRVRVTLIDPPELMGLGAIVRGQLQLPTIDQVVVPKAALTRQGDQPAVYVVDKQTSQLQLKLIQVARYSDDSIHISGGLNAGDQVVIAGVDQLRPGLKVRLMQGE
- a CDS encoding efflux RND transporter permease subunit; the encoded protein is MASNSPGKRFNLSAWALENQQMVSFLMLMIVVMGIMSFQKLPRNEDPEFTVKIAVVSARWPGATIEETTQFLTDKLEKKLQEIPYLDHLRSYTRAGETVIFINLRDSTPPEEVDDIWYQTRKKMSDLAPELPSGVLGPAVNDEFADTYGTIFAFTADGFSMKELRQQVDDIRSTLMRVPYVSKIEVMGAQEQQVVLAISSKRLAGLGLNLQQVIQSLQAQNTVTPAGVIRTADEQISVQVSGSFRSAESLNDIVLRIHDRFIPLRDIATIYTQAEQPPTPLFRINGKASIGLAISMSPDGNMLKFGQDLRNAMAKIQRDLPYGIHVTKVADQSAVVEDAVGGFVKVLVEAVVIVLAVSFVSLGSRAGLVVAVSIPIVLAMTFSGMEMAGIGFQRISLGALIISLGLLVDDAMITIEAMVSKLEDGWPRRKAAAWAYQNTAFPMLTGTLVTIAGFIPVGFAASGAGEYCYSLFVVVVISLASSWIVAILFSPLLGVWLLPHSFKSHEAHQGRLSAWYQRLIHGVLHHRWKTIFVAVFLLVAAGALSGRLHSEFFPASDRPELLISLRLPANASQSETLEQVRMLENQLLENPKIAQFSSYVGAGAVRFYLPMDILLNQENIAQVVVVAKDIKQRKELRKELQGIMQRDFGEWITRVSPLELGPPVGWPLRYRVSGPNLNKVRMYAQSLANVVAEHPDTRDINLTSGEPQRLLRVDVDQTAARAVGLSRQQIAEQLATIFSGQTITSLREGIHPVSIVVKGGVSEQQDIETIENLQISLGQDQVIPLRLVAKVEYTITDPIIWRRQLEPFITVQTDIISGVLAEKVSSELAPKVAAFRAQLPEGYEVTEEGTVSESSKGNESIYDVLPVTLIVMLALLMMQLRRFSSMMLALCTAPFGLIGIVAAMLPTGTPLGFVALLGIIALVGMIIRNAVILISEVDDNLSRGNEAHQAIVMAATHRARPILLTAFAAILGMIPIARQAFWGPMAYAIIGGLMAATVITLTMLPAAISLVLQWEKRTTQKEAE
- the cqsA gene encoding alpha-hydroxyketone-type quorum-sensing autoinducer synthase, which translates into the protein MINCQKELPEFIKSRMDFLMKDLINTDYGKNLVVGLTPERGDVLIQSNDYLDISEHVEIRGRLIESLQNKKSDMFMSSIFLHDNNNKYMLENELSKYTNFSNSYISQSGWNANVSLLQAICVPDTNVYIDFFAHMSMWEGARYSCAKIRPFMHNNSNHLRKLIQRNGPGIIVVDSIYSTIGTIAPLEEIVSIAQEYGCVTVVDESHSLGVYGENGAGMLSSLGLSEKVDFMTASLAKAFAYRAGLICTNSNFGQCIPYTAFSNIFSSTMMNYEIYGLKATLDVIRSVDDRREALFSLSKRLRLGLREIGLDIRSQSHIISLETGDEYNTKLVRDILEEQGIFGSVFCRPATPKNRNIIRFSMNSSLTNEDVDRIISVCKCLLENENVYFK